One Armatimonadota bacterium DNA window includes the following coding sequences:
- a CDS encoding SpoIVB peptidase S55 domain-containing protein produces the protein MRVRQGVVLMVVAAVVLAPALATRAAPPGIPPIMPLAEVKPGMRGIGRTVIQGQKIEEFSIEVIGILRGGGGIIPVRHLILFRTSGPVIDRSGGTAAGMSGSPLYINGRLIGALSAGYLFQPDKRDLALATPIEEMLPVLDLPTGGSARAEAPWPRVFAADPPVRVGAQTISRVVIAQTLAEAQRIDAAGLPGTTAFIPATFPAMVSGLSPRALRLLQQVLGPAQPLRQYDDAPTSFVAAPITGGSSVGILQVRGDITFGGICTVTLRVGDKLLICGHPWELLGEVEYALTTSDVITVVRTLERPFKEANLGDLIGKIDQDRGPAIRGILGQMPRMFAVRVEVFDRDTGKRVVKGMQVVRRRDLAKVFTTAMTLTAIDRARDQVLGGGTATVRMTVRARGLPRPLTRENVFYNSRDVALAALLDLPDALNFLFYNDLAAVDPTDVRVEVGLSSRRQTAALVEAQVEQREVSPGDRLRVRLRLRPYQEAEVVSRVVEVAIPRNYPRGPAVLVVAGAGKQIPVEFPLEQRLTQFLLKEPEPSPATTLEEAIQLFEDFGKSTDILMQLVPFGLPTEGREFVKFDVFAGEIVRTDWVIQGQVQIPVLVR, from the coding sequence ATGCGGGTGAGGCAGGGTGTGGTCCTGATGGTGGTGGCGGCAGTGGTCCTGGCGCCTGCGCTGGCCACGCGGGCGGCGCCGCCGGGCATCCCGCCCATCATGCCGCTGGCGGAGGTCAAGCCCGGCATGCGCGGGATCGGCCGGACGGTCATCCAGGGACAGAAAATCGAGGAGTTTTCCATCGAGGTCATCGGCATCCTGCGGGGTGGAGGCGGCATCATCCCGGTTCGCCACCTGATCCTGTTCCGGACCAGCGGGCCGGTGATCGACCGGTCGGGGGGCACTGCCGCGGGCATGAGCGGCAGTCCCCTGTACATCAACGGCCGGCTGATCGGGGCGCTGTCGGCCGGCTATCTCTTCCAGCCCGACAAGCGCGATCTGGCCCTGGCCACCCCCATCGAGGAGATGCTGCCGGTCCTGGACCTGCCCACGGGCGGCTCGGCGCGCGCGGAAGCCCCCTGGCCCCGGGTGTTTGCGGCCGACCCGCCGGTGCGCGTCGGGGCGCAGACCATCTCGCGGGTCGTGATCGCCCAGACCCTGGCGGAGGCGCAGCGGATCGACGCCGCCGGGCTGCCCGGCACCACGGCATTCATCCCGGCGACGTTCCCCGCCATGGTGTCGGGGCTGTCCCCCCGGGCCCTGCGGCTGCTGCAGCAGGTCCTGGGGCCGGCCCAGCCCCTGCGTCAGTACGACGACGCGCCCACCTCCTTCGTGGCCGCGCCCATCACCGGCGGCAGTTCCGTGGGCATCCTGCAGGTGCGCGGCGACATCACCTTTGGAGGCATCTGCACCGTCACCCTGCGGGTGGGCGACAAGCTGCTGATCTGCGGCCACCCCTGGGAGCTGCTGGGGGAGGTGGAGTACGCCCTGACCACCTCCGACGTGATCACCGTGGTCCGGACGCTGGAACGCCCGTTCAAGGAGGCCAACCTGGGAGACCTGATCGGCAAGATTGACCAGGACCGGGGGCCCGCCATCCGCGGGATCCTGGGGCAGATGCCCCGCATGTTCGCCGTGCGGGTGGAGGTCTTTGACCGGGACACGGGCAAGCGCGTGGTCAAGGGCATGCAGGTGGTGCGCCGCCGGGACCTGGCCAAGGTCTTCACCACCGCCATGACCCTCACCGCCATCGACCGCGCCCGGGACCAGGTCCTGGGCGGGGGCACGGCCACCGTGCGGATGACGGTGCGGGCCCGGGGACTGCCGCGTCCCCTGACCCGGGAAAACGTCTTCTACAACAGCCGGGATGTGGCGCTGGCGGCCCTGCTGGACCTGCCCGACGCGCTGAACTTCCTCTTCTACAACGATCTGGCCGCGGTGGACCCCACCGACGTGCGGGTGGAAGTGGGGCTGTCCAGCCGGCGGCAGACCGCCGCCCTGGTGGAGGCCCAGGTGGAGCAGCGGGAGGTCTCCCCCGGCGACCGGCTCCGGGTCCGCCTGCGCCTGCGCCCGTACCAGGAGGCGGAGGTGGTCTCCCGGGTGGTGGAGGTGGCCATCCCCCGGAACTACCCGCGGGGGCCGGCGGTTCTGGTGGTGGCCGGTGCCGGCAAGCAGATCCCGGTGGAGTTCCCGCTGGAACAGCGGCTGACCCAGTTCCTGCTCAAGGAGCCCGAGCCCAGCCCGGCCACCACGCTGGAGGAGGCCATCCAGCTGTTTGAGGACTTCGGCAAGAGCACCGACATCCTGATGCAGCTGGTCCCCTTCGGACTGCCCACCGAGGGGCGGGAGTTCGTGAAGTTCGACGTCTTCGCCGGCGAGATCGTCCGCACCGACTGGGTCATCCAGGGCCAGGTGCAGATTCCGGTCCTGGTGCGGTAA
- a CDS encoding acetyl-CoA carboxylase biotin carboxyl carrier protein subunit, whose amino-acid sequence MRGARAAGLGGIAVAVAVAVGAASPALVDVRATLAGTVLADRLVAVGDRVEDGQPLVYVRTPLTGTVAVAARAPQDGIVRDVLVEPGQRIERGQVVVRLEPR is encoded by the coding sequence ATGAGGGGAGCGCGCGCGGCCGGTCTGGGGGGGATAGCCGTCGCGGTGGCTGTGGCCGTCGGCGCCGCATCCCCCGCGCTGGTGGACGTGCGCGCCACCCTGGCGGGGACGGTTCTGGCCGACCGGCTGGTGGCGGTGGGGGATCGGGTGGAGGACGGCCAGCCCCTCGTGTACGTGCGCACGCCGCTGACCGGCACGGTGGCGGTGGCCGCCCGGGCCCCCCAGGACGGGATCGTGCGGGACGTCCTGGTGGAACCCGGCCAGCGCATCGAGCGCGGCCAGGTGGTGGTGCGTCTGGAGCCTCGCTGA
- the wecB gene encoding UDP-N-acetylglucosamine 2-epimerase (non-hydrolyzing) translates to MTVATVPRPQVAPARLGGGERARVMVVFGTRPEAVKMAPVVQRLRDADDFEPVVVVTGQHREMLDQVTRLFGIVPDYDLDIMLPEQSLVDIVTRALPGLDRVLREVRPALVLVQGDAHTTFVAALAAYYHRIPVGHVEAGLRTHDKYQPFPEEMNRRMTTVLADLHFAPTPRARDNLLAEGVPPRSIFVTGNTVIDALQQVAARTDLALPPGLPPLEGRRLLLVTTHRRENWGEPLREIYLALRDVLDRFADTVLVFSVHPNPAVRRMVHEILAGQPRAHLIEPPDYGPWVMLMRRAYLILTDSGGIQEEATALGRPTLVLRRVTERPEGIEAGVLRLVGTDRTRIVEEASRLLMDAAAYQAMATARNPFGDGRAAERIVQALRYYGGKRSRPPEEFMGEGSIR, encoded by the coding sequence ATGACGGTGGCGACCGTTCCCCGGCCCCAGGTGGCCCCCGCCCGGCTGGGTGGCGGCGAGCGGGCGCGGGTCATGGTGGTCTTCGGCACGCGCCCCGAAGCGGTCAAGATGGCCCCGGTCGTGCAGCGATTGCGGGACGCGGACGACTTCGAGCCCGTGGTGGTGGTCACCGGGCAGCACCGGGAGATGCTGGACCAGGTGACGCGCCTGTTCGGCATCGTGCCCGATTACGACCTGGACATCATGCTGCCCGAACAGTCTCTGGTGGACATCGTCACCCGGGCCCTGCCGGGCCTGGACCGGGTGCTGCGGGAGGTGCGGCCGGCGCTGGTCCTGGTGCAGGGGGATGCCCACACCACCTTCGTCGCGGCCCTGGCCGCCTACTACCACCGCATCCCCGTCGGCCACGTGGAGGCCGGCCTGCGGACCCACGACAAGTACCAGCCCTTTCCCGAAGAGATGAACCGGCGCATGACCACGGTCCTGGCCGACCTGCACTTCGCCCCGACCCCCCGCGCCCGGGACAACCTCCTGGCCGAAGGGGTGCCGCCCCGGTCCATCTTCGTCACCGGCAATACGGTGATCGACGCCCTGCAGCAGGTGGCCGCGCGCACCGACCTCGCCCTCCCCCCGGGCCTGCCGCCCCTGGAGGGGAGGCGTCTGCTGCTGGTGACCACCCACCGCCGGGAGAACTGGGGCGAGCCCCTGCGGGAGATCTACCTGGCCCTGCGGGACGTGCTGGATCGGTTTGCAGACACGGTCCTGGTCTTCTCGGTCCACCCCAACCCCGCCGTGCGCCGCATGGTCCACGAGATTCTGGCGGGCCAACCGCGAGCCCACCTCATCGAGCCGCCCGACTACGGTCCCTGGGTCATGCTCATGCGCCGCGCCTACCTGATCCTCACCGATTCGGGGGGCATCCAGGAAGAGGCCACAGCCCTGGGGCGGCCGACGCTGGTCCTGCGCCGGGTGACCGAGCGCCCGGAGGGAATCGAGGCGGGGGTCCTGCGGCTGGTGGGCACCGACCGCACCCGGATTGTGGAGGAGGCCTCCCGGCTGCTGATGGATGCCGCCGCCTATCAGGCCATGGCCACCGCCCGCAACCCCTTCGGAGACGGGCGGGCGGCGGAACGCATCGTGCAGGCCCTGCGGTACTATGGGGGGAAGCGGTCCCGGCCCCCGGAGGAGTTTATGGGGGAGGGGAGCATCCGATGA
- a CDS encoding MraY family glycosyltransferase — translation MSIPPYLIAGAIALVVTYAIAYEMRWLAQRLGAVAPPGGRHIHTRPVPRLGGLAVCGGILAALAVTLPVDQPVALVRESRYLVLAVPYRAVPAPLVGVLLGAVAVTLLGAVDDLRALPGRVKFPLIYLAASVPVWFGVTTPFVTHPLGGQVVPLGWAGAVFTVFWLGSMAIAVNSIDGVDGLAPGVAAITGATLLSAAAHRADGVTMTLAASVVGASVGFLRHNFNPARIFLGDSGSMLLGYLLGVSAVLGLAKTATVLSMMVPVLALALPILDTGYAIVRRARRGVSIFLPDREHLHHRLLDRGLSQRQVVLVLWLLSAVCGLGGLALAGVGRGRSLAMLAAIAALLVVLAWRWRLLRVQRPAPGLSGPADVH, via the coding sequence ATGAGCATTCCCCCATACCTCATCGCCGGCGCCATCGCGCTGGTCGTGACCTACGCCATCGCCTACGAGATGCGGTGGCTGGCGCAGCGCCTGGGCGCAGTCGCGCCCCCCGGCGGCCGGCACATCCACACCCGGCCCGTGCCGCGGCTGGGCGGGCTGGCGGTGTGCGGGGGCATCCTGGCCGCGCTGGCCGTGACCCTGCCGGTGGACCAGCCGGTGGCCCTGGTGCGCGAGTCCCGCTACCTGGTCCTGGCCGTCCCGTACCGGGCGGTGCCCGCGCCCCTGGTGGGGGTGCTCCTGGGAGCGGTGGCGGTGACCCTGCTGGGGGCGGTGGACGACCTGCGCGCGCTACCCGGGCGGGTGAAGTTTCCCCTGATCTACCTCGCCGCGAGCGTCCCGGTGTGGTTCGGGGTGACCACACCGTTTGTGACCCACCCCCTGGGCGGGCAGGTTGTACCCCTGGGGTGGGCGGGAGCGGTCTTCACCGTCTTCTGGCTGGGCTCGATGGCCATCGCCGTGAACTCCATCGACGGGGTGGATGGCCTGGCCCCGGGGGTGGCCGCCATCACCGGAGCCACGCTGCTCAGTGCCGCCGCCCACCGCGCCGACGGGGTCACCATGACGCTGGCCGCGTCGGTGGTGGGAGCGTCGGTGGGCTTTTTACGGCACAACTTCAATCCGGCGCGGATCTTCCTGGGCGACTCGGGCTCCATGCTGCTGGGCTATCTGCTGGGGGTGTCCGCCGTCCTGGGCCTGGCCAAGACCGCCACCGTGCTGAGCATGATGGTCCCCGTGCTGGCCCTCGCCCTGCCCATCCTCGACACCGGCTACGCCATCGTCCGCCGCGCCCGCCGCGGCGTGTCCATCTTCCTGCCCGATCGGGAGCACCTCCACCACCGGCTGCTGGACCGCGGCCTCAGCCAGCGCCAGGTGGTCCTGGTCCTGTGGCTGCTGTCGGCGGTGTGCGGGCTGGGCGGGCTCGCCCTCGCCGGGGTCGGCCGCGGGCGGTCCCTGGCGATGCTGGCGGCCATCGCGGCGCTGCTGGTGGTTCTGGCCTGGCGGTGGCGCCTGCTGCGGGTGCAGCGGCCGGCGCCGGGACTGTCCGGCCCCGCCGACGTCCACTGA
- a CDS encoding ribose-phosphate pyrophosphokinase, with the protein MSQQILSAEAASAASRAGGRRPLKLFAGGGNPALAREIAALLDVPLAEMTVFRFADGEVGVRIDESVRGEDAFVIQPTGPPVNENLMELLVIVDALRRASADRITAVIPYFGYARQDRKTRPREPISAKLVANLLVAAGCHRILTVDLHAGQIWGFFDIPLDHLPARPILADYIARKQLANPVIVSPDVGGVPRAREFARRLGAPLAIIDKRRDRPNQVTDVVHVIGKVHRRTAILVDDIVDTAGTLVMGARALVRRGVSAVYACATHALLSGPAVDRLAHSPIQELVVTNTIPVPADRRPGTLTVLSVASLLAEAIRRIHEDRSVSQLFD; encoded by the coding sequence ATGTCGCAGCAGATCCTGAGCGCTGAGGCCGCGTCCGCGGCGTCCCGGGCGGGCGGACGGCGGCCGCTGAAGCTGTTCGCCGGCGGGGGCAATCCGGCCCTCGCCCGGGAGATCGCCGCCCTGCTGGACGTCCCCCTGGCGGAGATGACCGTCTTCCGGTTTGCCGACGGCGAGGTCGGGGTGCGCATTGACGAGAGCGTGCGGGGCGAGGATGCCTTCGTCATCCAGCCCACGGGCCCGCCGGTCAACGAGAACCTGATGGAGCTGCTGGTGATCGTGGATGCCCTGCGGCGGGCGTCGGCGGACCGGATCACCGCCGTCATCCCCTATTTCGGGTACGCCCGGCAGGACCGCAAGACCCGGCCCCGGGAGCCGATCTCCGCCAAGCTGGTGGCCAACCTCCTGGTGGCGGCCGGATGCCACCGCATCCTGACCGTGGACCTGCACGCCGGGCAGATCTGGGGCTTTTTCGACATCCCCCTGGACCACCTGCCCGCCCGCCCCATCCTGGCCGACTACATCGCCCGCAAGCAGTTGGCCAACCCGGTGATCGTCTCTCCCGACGTGGGCGGCGTGCCCCGGGCGCGGGAGTTCGCCCGCCGGCTGGGGGCCCCCCTGGCCATCATCGACAAGCGCCGGGACCGCCCCAACCAGGTCACGGACGTGGTGCACGTGATCGGCAAGGTCCACCGGCGCACCGCGATCCTGGTGGACGACATCGTGGATACCGCGGGCACGCTGGTGATGGGGGCCCGGGCGCTGGTGCGCCGGGGCGTGAGCGCGGTGTATGCCTGCGCCACCCACGCCCTGCTGTCCGGCCCGGCGGTGGACCGGCTGGCCCACAGCCCGATCCAGGAGCTGGTGGTCACCAACACCATCCCCGTGCCGGCCGACCGCCGCCCCGGTACCCTCACGGTTCTGTCGGTGGCCTCCCTGCTGGCCGAGGCCATTCGCCGCATTCACGAGGATCGCTCGGTCAGCCAGCTCTTCGACTGA
- the glmU gene encoding bifunctional UDP-N-acetylglucosamine diphosphorylase/glucosamine-1-phosphate N-acetyltransferase GlmU, protein MEPVHAVVLAAGQGTRMRSDRPKVLHPVCGRPLIWHVVTSLQDAGIADPVVVVGQGADQVRAALGSGARYVEQPEPRGTGHAVLVALPHLPQDGRPVLVLYGDTPLLTARTLQALVDLHRRTRAAATLLTAEMPDPTGYGRVVRDAAGRVRRIVEEADCSPEERQIREINAGTYVFEPGPLADALASLSPDNAQGEYYLTDAVGWMLSRGHPVEALKTSADEVVGVNSRRDLAAAEALMRRRILESLMDAGVTVVDPVTTYVHAGVTVGPDTVIHPHSFLEGATVVGRGCVIGPGARLVDTVLGDGVRVVASTVEGSEVGEGSSIGPYSRLRPGTRVGRGVEIGNFAELKNATVGDHTKVHHMCYLGDATVGARVNIGAGTITCNYDGRRKHHTVIEDEAFIGSDTMLVAPVRVGRGAVTGAGSVVTKDVPAGAVAVGVPARVIRHVAADPER, encoded by the coding sequence ATGGAACCGGTGCACGCGGTGGTGCTGGCCGCGGGGCAGGGGACGCGGATGCGTTCCGACCGTCCCAAGGTCCTGCACCCGGTATGCGGTCGCCCGCTGATCTGGCACGTGGTCACCAGCCTGCAGGACGCCGGCATCGCCGACCCCGTGGTGGTGGTGGGCCAGGGGGCCGACCAGGTGCGCGCCGCGCTGGGATCCGGGGCGCGCTACGTGGAACAGCCGGAACCCCGCGGCACCGGCCACGCCGTCCTGGTGGCGCTGCCGCACCTGCCCCAGGACGGGCGGCCGGTCCTCGTGCTGTACGGGGACACGCCACTGCTCACCGCCCGGACCTTGCAGGCGCTGGTGGACCTGCACCGCCGCACCCGCGCGGCCGCCACGCTGCTGACCGCCGAGATGCCCGACCCCACCGGCTACGGGCGGGTGGTGCGGGATGCGGCCGGACGCGTGCGCCGCATCGTGGAGGAGGCCGACTGCTCCCCCGAGGAGCGGCAGATCCGCGAGATCAACGCCGGCACCTACGTCTTCGAGCCCGGACCGCTGGCCGACGCCCTGGCCTCCCTGTCGCCCGATAACGCCCAGGGCGAGTATTACCTCACCGACGCCGTGGGCTGGATGCTCTCCCGCGGCCATCCGGTGGAAGCCCTGAAGACGTCCGCCGACGAGGTGGTGGGGGTCAACTCCCGGCGGGACCTGGCGGCGGCGGAGGCGCTGATGCGCCGCCGGATCCTGGAGAGCCTGATGGATGCCGGGGTCACCGTCGTCGATCCCGTCACCACCTACGTCCACGCCGGCGTGACGGTGGGCCCCGACACGGTGATCCACCCCCACTCGTTCCTGGAGGGGGCGACGGTGGTGGGCCGCGGGTGCGTCATCGGTCCGGGGGCGCGCCTGGTGGATACCGTCCTGGGCGACGGGGTGCGGGTGGTGGCCTCCACGGTGGAGGGCAGCGAGGTGGGCGAGGGGTCCTCCATCGGTCCCTACAGCCGGCTGCGGCCCGGCACCCGCGTGGGGCGCGGGGTGGAGATCGGCAACTTCGCCGAGCTGAAGAACGCCACGGTGGGCGACCACACCAAGGTCCACCACATGTGCTACCTGGGAGACGCCACCGTCGGCGCCCGGGTGAACATCGGCGCCGGGACCATCACCTGCAACTACGACGGCCGACGCAAGCACCACACGGTCATCGAGGACGAGGCGTTCATCGGCAGCGACACCATGCTGGTGGCTCCCGTGCGCGTCGGCCGGGGGGCGGTCACCGGCGCCGGATCGGTGGTGACCAAGGACGTGCCCGCGGGGGCGGTGGCGGTGGGGGTGCCCGCGCGCGTGATCCGCCATGTCGCAGCAGATCCTGAGCGCTGA
- a CDS encoding ethylbenzene dehydrogenase-related protein has product MPGNKPAPPYWILDAEKVPFDDTKCKAGDEVPGIVVSGFQGDRGDVRGRGVFRNGQRTLEWGRTLTTGSTYDVQFSDLSKPYSFGVAVFDNAQVRHAFQMGVARLIFQR; this is encoded by the coding sequence CTGCCGGGGAACAAGCCCGCTCCGCCGTATTGGATCCTGGACGCGGAGAAGGTCCCCTTCGACGACACGAAGTGCAAGGCCGGCGACGAGGTTCCCGGCATCGTTGTCTCGGGGTTCCAGGGCGACCGCGGGGACGTCCGGGGCAGGGGCGTCTTTCGCAACGGACAACGGACGCTGGAGTGGGGACGCACACTGACCACAGGAAGCACGTACGACGTGCAATTCTCAGACCTGTCCAAGCCGTACTCCTTCGGCGTCGCGGTCTTCGATAATGCGCAGGTCCGGCACGCCTTCCAGATGGGGGTTGCGCGGCTGATCTTCCAGCGGTAG
- a CDS encoding pyridoxamine 5'-phosphate oxidase family protein, whose protein sequence is MRLRAAVRRILERERVCRLATVGADGTPHVVPVCHVLHQDRLYFASDRTAQKVHNLRARPRAAAVVDVYVEDWSRLAGVMVTGRVQLIERGPRFRRIRRLLYQKYPQYPTDSALEEGESVIAELVPARVAAWGLD, encoded by the coding sequence ATGCGTCTGCGGGCCGCCGTGCGCAGGATACTGGAGCGGGAGCGGGTATGCCGCCTGGCCACCGTGGGCGCTGACGGGACGCCCCACGTGGTGCCCGTCTGTCACGTCCTGCATCAAGACCGCCTCTATTTCGCCTCGGACAGGACCGCCCAGAAGGTACACAACCTCCGGGCCCGCCCGCGGGCGGCGGCGGTGGTGGACGTGTACGTCGAGGACTGGTCACGGCTGGCGGGGGTGATGGTGACCGGGCGGGTCCAGCTGATCGAACGCGGCCCGCGCTTTCGCCGGATCCGCCGCCTGCTGTACCAGAAGTACCCCCAGTACCCCACCGACAGCGCCCTGGAAGAGGGGGAGTCGGTCATCGCAGAGCTGGTGCCAGCCCGGGTGGCCGCCTGGGGTCTGGACTGA